In Desulfatiglans anilini DSM 4660, a single genomic region encodes these proteins:
- a CDS encoding sugar phosphate nucleotidyltransferase — protein sequence MKAMILAAGFGTRLRPLTDHRPKALVPVGDRPLLDYNVDYLRRYGAEAVVINAHHKAAQLEAYVSAKEWGIPVSVRIEKEILGTGGGIRNIADFWDDEPFIVLNGDILTDIDLRAAYRAHCEAGRLASLVLHACESYSQVAVDAEGNIVDIAAAPRPGRLAFTGIHVLDPRLIERIPGPGFADIVACYRRLIMKGGGVGAFLSTGHRWRDLGSIPEYLAANRDWVGLRRVFVGPGAQVHPTVRFEDWAVVGAGALLEAEAVVGRSVLWEGVSVAAGIEVLDSIVTAGRRIDQPVCGAIR from the coding sequence ATGAAAGCGATGATTCTTGCCGCCGGGTTCGGCACGAGGCTGCGCCCCCTGACCGATCACCGTCCGAAGGCCCTCGTACCGGTCGGAGACCGGCCTCTTCTGGATTACAATGTGGATTATCTCAGGCGGTACGGCGCTGAGGCCGTGGTGATCAACGCCCACCACAAGGCTGCGCAGCTCGAGGCCTATGTGAGCGCGAAAGAGTGGGGGATCCCCGTCTCTGTACGGATCGAGAAGGAGATCCTCGGGACGGGGGGCGGCATCCGAAACATTGCGGACTTCTGGGATGACGAGCCCTTCATCGTCCTGAACGGCGACATCCTGACGGACATCGACCTCCGGGCCGCCTACCGCGCCCATTGTGAGGCCGGGAGGTTGGCATCCCTGGTCCTGCATGCGTGCGAGTCCTATAGCCAGGTGGCTGTTGACGCCGAAGGCAACATTGTCGATATCGCGGCGGCTCCCCGTCCGGGGCGGCTGGCCTTCACGGGTATTCACGTGCTCGATCCGCGCTTGATCGAAAGGATTCCGGGCCCCGGCTTCGCGGACATCGTCGCCTGCTACCGCCGCCTGATCATGAAGGGGGGCGGAGTGGGCGCATTTTTGAGCACGGGCCACCGCTGGCGGGACCTCGGGAGCATCCCGGAGTATCTGGCGGCCAACCGCGATTGGGTCGGATTGCGGCGGGTATTCGTGGGGCCGGGTGCGCAGGTGCATCCTACGGTGCGATTCGAGGACTGGGCGGTGGTGGGCGCCGGGGCCCTTTTGGAGGCGGAGGCGGTGGTTGGCCGCAGCGTGTTGTGGGAAGGGGTCAGCGTCGCTGCCGGCATCGAAGTCCTGGACAGCATCGTGACGGCGGGAAGGCGCATCGACCAGCCGGTGTGCGGAGCAATCCGGTAG
- a CDS encoding aminoglycoside phosphotransferase family protein, which yields MEMFVESAVMAFLDRQGGGVDTDRFVLLKGDGSDRRFCRLRSLAAGGRGCVIMVNPPADEAARIENRAYVEIGRHLYAQGAPVPEIFDFDLEAGWVALEDLGDASLHGMVLGGAAPLPLYCEVAERLLDMQLNGAKGFQTAWCCQTPYYDAHVASFYEAEYFARAFLQGYLGLSLDLPGLKGAFDRIASGALQSGDRFFLHRDFQSRNIMWSGDRPRFIDWQGGRIGPLGYDLASLLIDPYAALSEAVQLGVYAHYLKRLDHLRPEAVAGVAAAYPWLALQRNLQILGAFAFLSKIKGKRFFEAYIPAALTSLQQRLAAQDDPSLQPLQDCLKEITF from the coding sequence ATGGAAATGTTTGTTGAATCGGCCGTCATGGCCTTTTTGGACCGGCAGGGGGGCGGCGTTGATACGGATCGTTTCGTCTTGTTGAAAGGCGACGGTTCCGACCGCCGGTTCTGCCGCCTGAGGTCTCTGGCTGCAGGCGGGCGCGGGTGCGTCATTATGGTAAACCCGCCGGCGGATGAAGCGGCCCGGATCGAAAACCGAGCCTACGTCGAGATCGGGCGCCACCTCTATGCGCAAGGAGCCCCCGTGCCGGAGATCTTCGATTTCGATCTCGAGGCGGGGTGGGTTGCCCTGGAGGATTTGGGGGATGCCTCTTTGCACGGAATGGTCCTTGGCGGAGCTGCACCGCTGCCGCTGTACTGCGAGGTTGCGGAACGGCTTCTGGACATGCAGCTGAACGGTGCGAAAGGGTTTCAGACAGCATGGTGCTGTCAGACGCCTTATTATGATGCGCATGTGGCATCCTTTTACGAGGCGGAATACTTCGCGCGCGCGTTTCTTCAGGGATACCTCGGATTGAGCCTTGATCTCCCCGGCTTGAAGGGCGCCTTCGACCGGATCGCGTCGGGGGCCTTGCAGTCGGGCGACCGGTTTTTCCTGCACCGCGATTTCCAGTCCCGCAACATCATGTGGTCAGGGGATCGGCCGAGATTCATCGATTGGCAGGGGGGGCGGATCGGCCCCCTGGGGTACGATCTCGCTTCGCTCTTGATCGACCCTTATGCGGCCCTGTCAGAAGCGGTGCAGCTCGGCGTTTATGCGCACTATCTGAAGCGGCTCGATCACCTCCGCCCGGAAGCCGTTGCAGGGGTGGCCGCGGCCTATCCCTGGCTAGCCCTGCAGCGGAACCTGCAGATCTTGGGGGCTTTCGCCTTTCTCAGCAAGATCAAAGGCAAGCGTTTCTTCGAGGCCTATATCCCCGCTGCGCTGACATCCCTCCAGCAGCGGCTCGCCGCCCAGGACGACCCCTCCCTGCAGCCTTTGCAGGACTGCCTGAAAGAGATCACATTCTAA